The Thermoanaerobacterales bacterium nucleotide sequence ACCGCTTCCAGTACCAGATCCTGGTCCCAGAAGCGCGCCAGGGCGCCGATGGGCACCTGGCAACCGCCTTCCAGGCGGGCCAGCAAAGCCCGCTCGGCCTCCACGGCGACGCGGCTCTCCGGGTCTTCGAGCAGGCGAAGCAAGCCCAGGATCTCGGCATCGTCCGCCCGCGCCTCGACTCCCAGAGCGCCTTGGCCCACCGCAGGCAGGCAGACAGCCGTGGAAACAGGCTGGGTGATACGGTTCTCTAAACCTAAACGCTTAAGCCCGGCCCGTGCCAGCACCAGTGCGTCGACCTGCCCCTCGTCCAGTTTGCGCAGGCGGGTGTGAAGGTTCCCGCGCATGGCCACCAGGTTCAGATCGGGGCGGAAGGCAAGGAACTGTGCCTGCCGCCGCAGGCTGGAGGTGCCGACCCGCGCTCCCGGCGGCAGGTCCTCCAGCCGGTGCCCGTCCCGCGAAACCAGGGCGTCCCCGGGGTCCTCGCGGGCGGTCACCGCCCCGATGACCAAGCCCGCCGGGAGGGCCGTCGGCACGTCCTTCATGCTGTGCACGGCTATATCAATGGTACCGTCCAATAAGGCTTTCTCGATCTCTTTGGTGAAGAGCCCCCGGTCTCCGATCTTGGCGAGCGCGACATCCAGGATGTTGTCTCCCGTCGTGCTGATGTGTATGACACGGAAGGATGTGCGGGGGCAGGCCCGCTTCAGGCGCTCGATGACCCAGCGGGTCTGCTCGAGCGCCAGCGCGCTCCCCCGGCTTCCGACCAAGACCTCGTCGCGCAAGTCTGACTCCTACCTCCTTGCCCGACCTTTATGCTTGAAAGGTTCCCATATCGCGGCGTTTACTTCGTCCCCCTCCGGTTCCAGGTCGAAGAGCTTCTGCAGCGCATCGGCATACGCCGCCCCTTCGTTGGTGAGGGCGTAGGCCTTGAGCCTGGTTATCGGCTCGTGCAGGAGCTGGTTGACGATGGAGTTGGCCAGGGTGCTGATGACCTTGACTTCATGGTCCGTAAGGTCGCCGAGGCGGTTCAAGGCCTTGTGCAACTCACGCTGCTTGATATCTTCCCCTCGACGTTTCAGGGCGGTCACCGTGGGGACGACGTACCTTACCTCCAGGGAACGAATAAACTCGGTCAATTCGTGGTCGATAATGGCCTCGGCCGCCGCGGCCGCGCGCCTCCGTTCGGCCAGGTTGGCGTCGACGACGCTCTGCAGGCTGTCAATGTCGTAAAGTGACACGCCGGGAAGATGGCCGACCTCGGGGTCGATGTCCCTCGGCACGGCGATGTCGATCATGAATATCGGCCGCGCGTCGCGCCGCCGCATGACCGCCGCCATCGGCTCCGGCTTGATGACGTAATGAGCCGCGGCGGTGGCGCTGATGACAATGTCGGCCGTCTCCATCCATTGATAAAGCTCGTCGAAATGCACCGCGCGGCCGCCGAACTGGGCGGCCAGGAGCTGCGCCCGGTCGTAGGAGCGGTTCGAGACGATCACCCCGCTCACCCCGTTGGCCAGAAGGTGCTTGACCGTGAGTTCACTCATCTCGCCCGCCCCGACGATCAGCACCGTCCGCCCGTCCAGGGAACCCAGAACTTGGCGTGCCAGTTCAACGGCGGCGTAACTGATCGAAACCGGGTTGCGGTCGATGCCCGTTTCGGCGCGCACCCGTTTGCCGACCGCCAGGGCCTGCTGAAAGACGAGGTTTAAAAGCCCGTTAACCGTCCCCGCTTCCTGGGCGATCTGGTATGCCGTTTTAACCTGCCCGAGGATCTGCGTCTCCCCCAGGACCATCGAGTCCAGTCCCGCGGCGACGCGGAAGAGGTGTTCGATCGCTTCCCCCATAAACTTCTCGTAAGCGTACCGGCGCATCTCTTCCACCGACTGGCCGCAGCAGCCGGCCAGAAAGCGCCAGACGCCATCGACCCTGGTCTCCTCAGTCACCGCCGCATAGATCTCGGTCCGGTTGCAGGTGGAGATGATAACGCAGCTATCCACCCCGTCGTAGGCGATAAGGGTGCGGAGAACCTCCCGTAATCGGTGCTCCGGGAAAGCGAGGCGTTCACGTACGGCCACCGGCGCCGTACGGTGATTCAGCCCTACGGCGGCCATCAGCACCCGTCGATCAACTCCTTTGCCCGCTCCAGGTCCCCCTGCCTCAAAGCGGCCATTACCTCCTGTGTCAGGCAGGCCTCCAGCCGGCGCTGCCGGGCGCCCTGGTCGGGCTCCCCGGCTTTGATCTCCGCCCGCCGGGCGGCCAGGTACTCCAGGAAAGCCCCGTAAACCGGCCCGTACAAACGCTCCAGTTCCTCGCGCACACGCCTTGCCAGGAGCGGGCTCTTTCCGGCCGTTGAAACAGAGATGGTGAAGTCGCCCCGCCGTATGCTGGCGGGCACAAAAAAACTACAGTGCGGCGGGTCGTCGACGGCGTTCAATAGAACGCGACGGGACCCGCACTCACGGGCCACACCGGCGTTTACTTCCGGGTCGTTGGCGGCGCTGATGACCAGGAAGTGGCCCTCCACGTCTCCATCCCGGTAAGGGCGGGGGTAATGCTCTATCGTCCCCCGCAGCGCTTCACCCGCCAGCCAGGGAGTAAGGTCCGGGCTTATAACGCGCACGCGCGCCCCGGCCGCCAGCAGGGAGCGTACCTTGCGCTCCGCCACGCGGCCGCCGCCGATAACGAGGCAGGGCTCTCCTTCAAGTTTTAAAGATACCGGGTAGATAGGCGCCATAATACCCCCAAAATTAGTTGTATTCGTTACCGGAAAACCGTTTCCTGCCGGAACTTGACAGACTTTAGAAACTGCGCGCCCTGACGAATTCCGTGATGCGGGCCAGGGTCTCCCGCGCGGGGATGGCCGGCAGGCGCTCCAGTTGCGCCCGGGCTTTGGCCAGGTACCTCTCGGCCACCTGGAAGGCGAAGTTGATGCCGCCGCAGTCCCGGGTAATCCGGATCGCCTCCCGGATGTCCTCCGGAGTCTTCTCCGGGTGCGCGACGATGGCGGTCAGCGTCCCGGCCTCCGGGCTCCGTTCAAGGGCGTATATCACCGGGAGAGTAATTACCCCCTGCCGCAGGTCGCCACCCACCGGCTTGCCCAGCCTCCGTTCGTCGGCGAGCATGTCCAGAATATCGTCGGTGATCTGGAACGCCATGCCGAGCTGGTAGCCGTAACGTCCCAGGGGACGGTAAATGGACGGCGGGGCGCCGGTGGCCACCGCGCCGAGCTTGCAGGCGGCCTCGATAAGGACCGCGGTCTTGCCCTTGATCCTCTTGAGATACTGCCGCAGGTCCGGACGGTTGGTCCCCGCCATTTGCAGGAGTTCGCCCTCCGCCATCAGCACGCAGGCTCGCGCCAGTTCCCGGGGGATCATCTCGTTGGGATACTCCGAGACCAGGATCAGCGCCCGGGCAAGCAGGAAATCACCCGTGTGCGTGGAGACACGGTTCCCCCACAGGGCCTTGACGGTAGGGGTCCCACGCCGTGTCTGCGCGGCGTCCACCACGTCGTCGTGGACCAGGGTGGCCATATGAATCAGCTCAAGGGCCATGGCCAGGGGAAGGACCGCCGCCAGGTCATACCGGTGGAACTTCCCGGCTAGAAGTGCGAAGGCCGGACGCAACCTCTTGCCCCCGGCCTTCAAAAGGTGGTTCGCCGTCTCGGTAAGTAGAGGGTCGTTGCTTTGCAGTGCCTTGTGCAGTTCGCGGTCGACAACCGCCAGGTCGGCGCTGATCTCATCGAAAAGCGGGAGCATTCCCCATCCTCCGGTTTAAGCGTACGGTACCCGATGTAGTTGCTGTTCGACCCGTGCGGCCCTAATTCCTTCCCCCTGGCACTGAATGTCAATCCCGGGTGTCGCCGAACGGGTAACGATCTCCGGGGCGGTCGTCCTCATAGACCATCCCGTCCTCGATAACATAGGGAATGGCCTCGACATCGTCCACGGTTCCGCGGTCCTCTTCCTCTACGTCCTCCACCTCGGTGGAGAGGCCGTGCTGGGCCACGTCCTGCCAGGTGTCCTCCCGGTCGTATTCGTTACTGCCGTCAAAGGACGGCCCGAAGGGCCGCGCCAACACATCCTCCTCGACGGGCCGGGCCCTGCTCGGCCCCCCAGTCTCCTCCGCGGTCTTGCACTGTACGCACAGGGTCGTTGAGGGTACGGCCTCCAGGCGTTCCAGGGGGATCTCCCGCCCGCAGCGCTCGCATATCCCGTAGTTCCCGTTCTCCACCCGGGCCAGAGCGTCCTCCACGGCACGCAGGCGCAGGCGCGCTTCGTCCTCCAGCGCGAAGTCCTTACTGCGCTCGAAGCTCTCCGACCCGATGTCGGCCGGGTGGTTGTCGTAAAGGGACAGCTCGCCGATCGAGTCCTCGAGGGCGACGGTCATCGTCTGACGCATATCATCGATGAGTTGCAGCAGGTCCCGGCGCTCGCTGAGCAATAGCCTTCGCAAATGCTCCAGTTGCACAGGTTTCAGTTCGGCCACCTCCATCAGGGGGAATCAGGTCATCTTCAGTTGCACCAACTGGACCACATAGGCGATGAACTCGCTGATGCCGGGAAGGTTAAGAAGAACAAGGTGGCGGAGAAGCATCAACAGCAAGGCCCCCAGGAGAGTGAAACCCACGGCGATGCCGAGGCCCCGCGCCACACCGGTCAGAAGGTTGAGGTACAGGAGGCGCCACGGGCTCTCCAGAAGCGAAACGTATTCCGCCAGCCTCATTTTCTCCATGTTCACGGCCAACTGCTGTACGCGCTCGGAAAGCGTGCGCAACTCGGCCGTCTTGGCCTCGTCCATACCCCGACCCCCGGCAATCGTCATCGGTATCATTATTTGCGTAAGGCCGCGGAATAATCACCGGCCATGGTTTTCCGGCCGTGCTATACGTGTAGGAAGTGGCGGCGGAGCCGGCGGAAAAGCGTCCGCCAGAGGGCGGCGTAGGTGTCCGTGTAAAGGTAGGTCCAGAACTCCTGCATCAGGTCGGGCCGCCTTTCAAGAAAACCGGCCGCCCAGCCGGTCATACCATAAAAGGCGCGTGCCAGGCGGTGGGCGAGGGCCATTTCCCGGCGCAGCCGCCGGTCGAGGAGGCGCTGGTACAGGGCCGGGGCTTCCCACAAGCGTGCCCTGCGGGCGAGCACGGCCTCGGCTGCCGTGGCGGCCGAGAGACAGCTATGGTAAATCCCTTCTCCGGTAAAGGGATCACACAGGCCGGCGGCGTCACCGATGAGCATCGTCCGCACTCCGGTGACCGACGGGTCGGCCAGATAGTGGAAGGGCAAGGGGAAACCCTGACGGTGGCGGACGGGCGTTCCCTTCAGGCGCATGCGCTCCAGGAAGGCATCCAGAAGTGCCGGCAAGTCTCTTTGCGCGGCGGAGAAAGTCCCCAGCCCTACGTTGAGGTGGTCATCCTTGGGAAAGACCCACCCGTAGCCTGCGGGGATGGCGGCCAGGTCTATGACCAGGTCGCCGCGCAGGTCCGCCAGGCGGTCGGGAGGAGCGAGGACCTCGGCCACCAGCGCCATGCCCTGCCGGGTACCCCGCCTGATGTCCCGGGCGACCACGCTTTGCGCCCCGTCGGCCCCTATGGCCAGTTCGGCCTGGAGTGCCCCGTGCGTGGCGGTGTACACCGTAACTCCCCGGTCGTCGCCGGCGACGGCCGTCACCGTACAGCCTTCCAGTGTCCGGGCGCCGGCTTCCCGCGCCGCCGTGAGGAGAAGATGGTCGAACTTCTCCCGCCTTACCATATGGCAGACGGGCTGTTCCCATGAGACGACGGTCCGCCGGTGGTAGTAGACGGCAGCCTGCCGCGTGACGTCCTCCACCGCCGTCTGCCAAGGCAAAGAACTCAGCAGGACGGCCGTTTTCGCCGTAATGCCGCCGCCGCAGGGCTTGCGCCGCGGCATCGGCCGCCTTTCCAGGAGGATGACGTCAAGGCCTTCACGCGCCAGGAGATAGGCCAGAAAAGAGCCGCCCGGTCCTCCCCCGACGATAATTACCTGATGACCTTCCAAGCGAACTTCAGCCCTCCGGCGGAAAACTCCCGGTCCTGTCTCGTCTCGGCATATACTTTATGGTCTTGGCCCAAGTCTATTCCGCGGGCGCGGGGAGAGTCTCACCCCGCACTCCGTCCGCCACGATACCGATGCCTAATTGGTCAGGCTCTGAATAGGTGCAGGGATGCGCCCTCCTCGTCTCACGAAACCCGCCGCCGAATACCGGTTCACGTTCATCACCGGCGCCCGGCCCAAAAGCCCCCCGAATTCCACATACTGCCCCGGCCCTTTCCCCGGCGCGGGAATAATCCTTACCGCCGTGGTCTTCCGGTTGATAACCCCGATGGCGATCTCGTCGGCGATAATGGCGGCTATGGTTTCCGCCGGCGTGTCGCCCGGAATGGCGATCATGTCCAGGCCTACCGAGCACACTGCGGTCATGGCCTCCAGTTTCTCCAGGCTCAGGGCCCCGGCCTCGACCGCGCGGATCATGCCGGCGTCCTCGCTGACCGGGATGAAGGCCCCGGACAGGCCGCCGACATACGACGAGGCCATGGCCCCGCCCTTCTTCACCGCATCGTTGAGCAGGGCCAGGGCGGCGGTGGTCCCGGGCCCGCCGCAACGTTCAAGGCCCATCGCTTCAAGGATCTCGGCCACGCTGTCGCCCACCGCCGGTGTCGGCGCCAGGGACAGGTCAACGATGCCGAAAGGCACCCCCAGTCTCCCGGCGGCCACCCGTCCCACGAGTTCGCCCATGCGGGTGACCTTGAAGGCTGTTTTTTTCACCGTCTCCGCCAGCGCTCCGAGATCCGCTTCGTTGCCGAGTTTCTCCACGGCGTTCTTCACCACGCCCGGCCCGCTGACCCCGACGTTTATCACGCACTCCGGCTCGCCCGTACCATGGAAGGCCCCCGCCATGAAAGGGTTGTCCTCGGGCGCGTTGGCGAAGACCACCAGTTTCGCGCACGCAATCCCGTCATCTGCGGCGGAGAGTTCGGCCGCTTCCTTGATAACCCGCCCCATCCGGCCCACGGCGTCCATATTGATCCCTGCTCCGGTGGTGGCCACGTTGACCGAACCGCACACCCGTTCCGTACCGGCCAGAGCGCGCGCCAGGCAGCCGACCAGAAGGTCGTCGCCGGCCGCAAAGCCCTTGTGCACCAGGGCCGAAAAGCCTCCGATGAAGTTTACTCCCACGGCGGCCGCCGCCCGGTCAAGGGTCGCGGCCAGGGCCAGGGCGCCCTCTTCATCCCAGCCGTC carries:
- the hemC gene encoding hydroxymethylbilane synthase, which translates into the protein MRDEVLVGSRGSALALEQTRWVIERLKRACPRTSFRVIHISTTGDNILDVALAKIGDRGLFTKEIEKALLDGTIDIAVHSMKDVPTALPAGLVIGAVTAREDPGDALVSRDGHRLEDLPPGARVGTSSLRRQAQFLAFRPDLNLVAMRGNLHTRLRKLDEGQVDALVLARAGLKRLGLENRITQPVSTAVCLPAVGQGALGVEARADDAEILGLLRLLEDPESRVAVEAERALLARLEGGCQVPIGALARFWDQDLVLEAVVSDLDGRRVVRTVEVGPPTAPAALGERVAEKLLQLGAREILAELREGGPERRE
- the hemA gene encoding glutamyl-tRNA reductase — protein: MAAVGLNHRTAPVAVRERLAFPEHRLREVLRTLIAYDGVDSCVIISTCNRTEIYAAVTEETRVDGVWRFLAGCCGQSVEEMRRYAYEKFMGEAIEHLFRVAAGLDSMVLGETQILGQVKTAYQIAQEAGTVNGLLNLVFQQALAVGKRVRAETGIDRNPVSISYAAVELARQVLGSLDGRTVLIVGAGEMSELTVKHLLANGVSGVIVSNRSYDRAQLLAAQFGGRAVHFDELYQWMETADIVISATAAAHYVIKPEPMAAVMRRRDARPIFMIDIAVPRDIDPEVGHLPGVSLYDIDSLQSVVDANLAERRRAAAAAEAIIDHELTEFIRSLEVRYVVPTVTALKRRGEDIKQRELHKALNRLGDLTDHEVKVISTLANSIVNQLLHEPITRLKAYALTNEGAAYADALQKLFDLEPEGDEVNAAIWEPFKHKGRARR
- a CDS encoding bifunctional precorrin-2 dehydrogenase/sirohydrochlorin ferrochelatase, encoding MAPIYPVSLKLEGEPCLVIGGGRVAERKVRSLLAAGARVRVISPDLTPWLAGEALRGTIEHYPRPYRDGDVEGHFLVISAANDPEVNAGVARECGSRRVLLNAVDDPPHCSFFVPASIRRGDFTISVSTAGKSPLLARRVREELERLYGPVYGAFLEYLAARRAEIKAGEPDQGARQRRLEACLTQEVMAALRQGDLERAKELIDGC
- a CDS encoding polyprenyl synthetase family protein; the protein is MLPLFDEISADLAVVDRELHKALQSNDPLLTETANHLLKAGGKRLRPAFALLAGKFHRYDLAAVLPLAMALELIHMATLVHDDVVDAAQTRRGTPTVKALWGNRVSTHTGDFLLARALILVSEYPNEMIPRELARACVLMAEGELLQMAGTNRPDLRQYLKRIKGKTAVLIEAACKLGAVATGAPPSIYRPLGRYGYQLGMAFQITDDILDMLADERRLGKPVGGDLRQGVITLPVIYALERSPEAGTLTAIVAHPEKTPEDIREAIRITRDCGGINFAFQVAERYLAKARAQLERLPAIPARETLARITEFVRARSF
- a CDS encoding TraR/DksA C4-type zinc finger protein, which produces MQLEHLRRLLLSERRDLLQLIDDMRQTMTVALEDSIGELSLYDNHPADIGSESFERSKDFALEDEARLRLRAVEDALARVENGNYGICERCGREIPLERLEAVPSTTLCVQCKTAEETGGPSRARPVEEDVLARPFGPSFDGSNEYDREDTWQDVAQHGLSTEVEDVEEEDRGTVDDVEAIPYVIEDGMVYEDDRPGDRYPFGDTRD
- a CDS encoding DUF5665 domain-containing protein, yielding MDEAKTAELRTLSERVQQLAVNMEKMRLAEYVSLLESPWRLLYLNLLTGVARGLGIAVGFTLLGALLLMLLRHLVLLNLPGISEFIAYVVQLVQLKMT
- a CDS encoding geranylgeranyl reductase family protein; its protein translation is MEGHQVIIVGGGPGGSFLAYLLAREGLDVILLERRPMPRRKPCGGGITAKTAVLLSSLPWQTAVEDVTRQAAVYYHRRTVVSWEQPVCHMVRREKFDHLLLTAAREAGARTLEGCTVTAVAGDDRGVTVYTATHGALQAELAIGADGAQSVVARDIRRGTRQGMALVAEVLAPPDRLADLRGDLVIDLAAIPAGYGWVFPKDDHLNVGLGTFSAAQRDLPALLDAFLERMRLKGTPVRHRQGFPLPFHYLADPSVTGVRTMLIGDAAGLCDPFTGEGIYHSCLSAATAAEAVLARRARLWEAPALYQRLLDRRLRREMALAHRLARAFYGMTGWAAGFLERRPDLMQEFWTYLYTDTYAALWRTLFRRLRRHFLHV
- a CDS encoding PFL family protein codes for the protein MLALHEILETIKMIQQENLDIRTITMGISLRDCAGPEPDATCRRVYDKITRLAERLVAVGEDISREYGIPIVNKRIAVTPAALLLDGWDEEGALALAATLDRAAAAVGVNFIGGFSALVHKGFAAGDDLLVGCLARALAGTERVCGSVNVATTGAGINMDAVGRMGRVIKEAAELSAADDGIACAKLVVFANAPEDNPFMAGAFHGTGEPECVINVGVSGPGVVKNAVEKLGNEADLGALAETVKKTAFKVTRMGELVGRVAAGRLGVPFGIVDLSLAPTPAVGDSVAEILEAMGLERCGGPGTTAALALLNDAVKKGGAMASSYVGGLSGAFIPVSEDAGMIRAVEAGALSLEKLEAMTAVCSVGLDMIAIPGDTPAETIAAIIADEIAIGVINRKTTAVRIIPAPGKGPGQYVEFGGLLGRAPVMNVNRYSAAGFVRRGGRIPAPIQSLTN